Proteins from one Hemiscyllium ocellatum isolate sHemOce1 chromosome 30, sHemOce1.pat.X.cur, whole genome shotgun sequence genomic window:
- the LOC132829808 gene encoding claudin-4-like, translating into MASTVLECFGFLIGVVGWMCVCAVTGMPQWKITPFIGSTILNTEITWEGIWMTCIYQQTLGRLVCDSYDSTLDLSGDVQMARALMCLAISLGLLAIMISTVGMKCTYCAGDDSRVKGYVSAIAGCLFILAGLCVLIPVSWVAHNVITDFYNPLVPEGLKRELGDALYLGWSATCFLGIGGAFLCCSYPTNSECRQGYRKSNATNQPWVPIQDPAACYSLKEYV; encoded by the coding sequence ATGGCCAGCACTGTTCTGGAATGTTTTGGCTTCCTAATTGGTGTAGTAGGATGGATGTGTGTCTGTGCGGTTACAGGAATGCCACAGTGGAAGATCACACCATTTATTGGAAGCACCATACTGAATACAGAGATCACATGGGAAGGGATTTGGATGACCTGCATCTACCAGCAGACATTGGGCCGGTTGGTATGTGATAGCTACGACTCCACACTTGACCTCTCTGGGGATGTGCAGATGGCAAGGGCCCTCATGTGTCTGGCCATTTCCTTGGGACTTCTGGCCATCATGATATCAACAGTGGGAATGAAGTGCACGTACTGCGCTGGGGATGACAGCAGAGTGAAGGGGTATGTGTCCGCTATCGCTGGCTGCCTTTTCATCTTGGCTGGCCTGTGTGTTTTGATTCCTGTGTCATGGGTCGCCCACAATGTTATCACAGACTTTTACAATCCACTTGTGCCGGAGGGTTTGAAGCGGGAACTGGGAGATGCCCTGTACCTGGGCTGGTCTGCCACCTGTTTCCTTGGTATAGGAGGAGCCTTTCTCTGTTGCTCTTACCCTACAAACAGTGAGTGTAGACAAGGCTATCGGAAGAGTAATGCCACAAATCAGCCTTGGGTGCCCATTCAGGACCCAGCAGCTTGTTACTCGCTGAAGGAGTATGTCTGA